The Phormidium sp. PBR-2020 DNA segment CTTACAAGCTGCAAAACTCCTCCTTGCTAATGATTACGCAAATTATGCAGCTTCTCGTGCCTATTACACTATGTTTTATGTAGCTGAAGCGTTCCTCGAAGGAGAAGGACTTTCTTTTTCTAAACATTCTGCTGTGATTGCTGCCTTCGGACGAGAATTTGCTAAGCCTCAGCGAGTTTTTCATGAGTTTCACCGCTTCTTGATTGAAGCACAAGAACTCCGAACTGCTGGAGACTACGGACAATTAAATGCCGTCACAACGGCTCAAGCTACAGAACAAATTGATCGCGCTGAACGTTTTTTGGAAGTTGCAATTCAGGTCATTAGTCCCACTTGACATTCTAATTCAAGTCCCAGCATAATTTTGATTGAGGCTTCTAATTATATAGACAATTGATTTTTTAGTTCAAAAACGGAACGCTTGAAAAGGTTTTAACTCACCTAGATAGCAAATTATTAGGGTTTAATGGGATCGGGTAAGGCACTCCAAAAAGCTTGTTCTGACCCCTTACGCAGAACATTCGTAGCACAGTGGATGTTCCCTTTGAGTTCATGATATTCCGTATCGTCGAGGAAGGCGACGCTTAATCCGGTTCCCTCAATCAGTTCTAAAAATGCCTCTTGCAGGCGATCGCCCCCATCGATGATTGCCCCGTGAGGATCGGGTACAATCAGGCGATCGCCCAAAACGAGCAAATTGACCAAGTTGGGGAAGATGGCATCCCCCAGGGGACGGTAGAGGGAGGGGACGAGACGAATGCGGTCATCGGTAAGTTGAAACTCTTGTTTCAGGGTATCCAAAATTGGTTTGAGATGGTCTTGTTGCAGTTGGCGGTTATGGTCCATTAGGGACTCGTTGGCTAATAGCTGATTAACGGTGGCCTGTCCACTTAAGCCTCGGGCCAGGGTGGCATCCCCTTGTCCCTGTTCGGCTAAATCTTCGAGGAACTCCACGCCGGCCCCGGGGGAGTTGACGAGGGCTAGAAATGACCCGTTTCCATCGGGGATAAAGCTGACAATTTCATCCACATGACCGATGTACAGCCAGGAGGTATCCAGTGCCACGGCGGGGGCCTGGAGTTGTTGCGCGTCGAGAAAGTCCAACAGTTCAGGATGGAGGCTGTAATCGTTGGCGACGCCGTAGTAAATGCGTCCCCAGGGATAGCCGGGAAGGGGTGGGGAGACTTCTAGGTTGCCATACCAGTCAATCCAGGAGTAGGCCTCGGGGAGGGACCGGGGTGCGGCGACGGAAAACCAGCCAAAGTCTCGGTCTAAAAGGGTTCGGGCAAAGCCATCAATGCCGGAACTGCGAATCCCGTTGAGGACGGCGGGGATGACATGGAGTTGGCCGCGACTGGGAAACTGCATGAAGCCGATTTCCATGGTGTCTTGCATCCAGAGGATTTGACCGGAGTCGGTGGTTAGATCGAGGTTTTGGGCCTCGATTTCCTCTTGCAGTTGGGGGAGGAAGCGACTGTTGGGTTGGGGACTGACGAACACCCGTTCTGGTTGGGCCAGGTTGGATTGCATCAGCCAGGGGGTGACGCGCATGGCGATGCGATCGCGTTGGACAATCTCGTCACCATCGGGGATAAAGGCAGTCACGACAGCAAAGCCGTTCCAGCCTTGATGAGCAAATTCCGTGGCTTCCATCCCTAACACCAGGTCACCGCTGCCGATGAGGGGGGTTTGTCCGGTTAAGTCAATGGGAATCCAACCCTGATGGGTGCGCTGAAAGGCTCGCAGGTAGGGCCGTGCGGCGTGGTTGGCGTGGAGGAAGAGGGGGGAGTCTTGCCAGGGTTCGGGAACCTGTAGACGCAGTAGGGCCAGTTCGCGATCTCGCTGGAAGTCGATGGGACGGTTGTTTTGCCAGTCGGGGATGCCGTTGAAGTTATCATCGTCTTGGTTAAACGGAAGCAGCATTCCCTCTTTCCAAGACCAGCGATCGCGGCCCTCCACATCGTCGTCTTGGCTGACAATTCCATTGCGATTGGTGTCACCATAGAGGAGAATTTGGGCCTTTGACTGACGTGAGGGGTTCGGGAGAGAGTCAGCGACGTCTTCGAGGGATAGGTCATCGACGGAGGTTTCGAGGCGGGAGAGGAGTTCGGGGGGGACGAGTTGTGCTGGGAATAGTCCCCCAGTCAGGTGATGAGCGTTGACAATCAGGAGAAAGGCGATCGCCATCGCCAGCCAATACCGTCGTTTCATAGTCTATCCAGTGAACTACCGCTACTCCCCCTTGCTGACAAGAGATGAGAGTATCATAACAAGGTGAGCCAGAGAGGCTACCACACTGGCTGCAAAATTTTCAAAATCTATGGTCACATTTCCGTAAAATCGTAAAATGGCTCTGTAGCTACAGTTTGACCGATCATTTTAGTCACAGGTGTTATGAACCCAACCCCTCCCCAATGCCAAAATCTGGATACTCAGGTGCAAACCCTAGTTCAACTCCAGAATGCTGAAGCCACACTCCCCAGTCAGGATACTGCAACAATCCGCACCTCCCTTAATAAGGCCATCTCCCCCCGCTTTGAAATTGTCTTTGCGGGGGCATTTAGTGCCGGGAAATCGATGTTGATTAACGCACTTTTAGAGCGAGAACTGCTCTATAGTGCCCAGGGTCACGCTACGGGAACGGAATGCTACATTGAATATGAACCCGACCCCAATCAGGAACGAGTTGAGTTGACGTTTCTCAGCCAGGTGGAAATTCGCCAACAAATTGGGGAGTTAAGTCAACTGCTGGCCATTTCAGAAATGGGTGACTTAAGTGATACCCAGCAACTGGATAAACTCAGCCAAATGTCTCAGGGAATTTGGGAGTCTGAAGGGGGCGAAAGTCGCACGGAACGGGCGAAACAGGCGAAGTTATTGGAACAGCTTATTTTGGGCTGGCAAGCCAATCGCGATCGCATTGATACGGTCAACAATGCCACCTACTCGATGGCCCAACTCAACGCCAACAGCCTGGATGAAGCTTCCCAATATGCCCGGCGTAGTCAGAATAGTTCGGTTCTCAAGAAAATCAACTATTACTGTCATCATCCTCTCCTTGAAGATGGCAATGTCATTATTGACACGCCGGGAATTGATGCTCCGGTTAAAAAAGATGCTAAAATCGCCTATGACAAGATTGAGCATCCTGACACGTCTGCGGTAATCTGTGTATTTAAAACCGCAGCTAATGGGGAGTTGACCACCGAGGAAACCCAGTTGTTAGAGCGGATTCAGAAGAGTCCGGGGATTCGCGATCGCGTCTTTTATGCCTTCAACTATATCGATGCTACTTGGTACGATGACCAACTGCGGAATCGTCTCGACTACCAGATTAAATCCCAATTTCGAGGGGGCGATCGCATTTATAAAACCAGTGCTTTACTGGGATTTTATGGCAGCCAAATTCGCCAAGCCAATCCCGAAAACCATTGGGGACTTGACACAATTTTTGCCAACACCCCTTCCACCTTTGACCAACAAGACCTGACCCCCAAATTCATCTTCGAGTTTAACCGCTATTTCTCTACCCCCGGACGTTTATCTCGCACTCGCTTCCCCAGCACTCCAGCCATCAGCAACGCCGACAGTGAGAAAGAGCAATATCAGCAAATCCTCAACACCTATGGACAAGAACTAATTGAACAACTGGTTCGTGACAGTGGGATTCAGGAGTTCCGGCGAGAAATTACTCGCTATCTCATGGAAGACCGCCGTCCCCAACTCTTTGAAGCACTCGCCAATGACCTGCGACCCCTTTGCATTGAACTCCGTAACTACTACATCAAAACTTGGAAGGACTTAGAAAGCCAACCTCAAGAAATTGACACCATCAAAGAGCAGCAGGTTCAACAACTCAACAAAGAACTCAAACAGATTGGCGACGACTTCAAAGACCATGTGCTAACCTATCTCAACGAGTCCATCGCCGACAAAAACAACACCAGTTATGAGCGAGACTTCCGCCAGTTGCAAAAGCGGATGTTGCAAAAGCTCGATGACTTGATTGAAGAGTTCTCCGTTGGGGAAACCTATAAACTAGCTCAAAAAAGTCACCCTGAAAATGCCGTTGTTCCCATGATGGCAATTTTGGTCGAAGCTTTTTACACCCTCGCCAATCAACTCAAAGGCGTTTTAGTCAACGCCTCAGAAGAGTTAGTGGCTAACTATTTCTTCCAACTTCGGGAAAGTATCCATAATGCCGAGTTTTACAATAAACTCTATCGTTTCCTCGGCAATGATGCGGGAATTGACCAGAATCTCTCGCAACTAGAGGAGCGGGTTCGAGATTTTGTCGTCGGACAAGCGGGGTATGAATGTGATACCTATGTTCGCGAAACTCCAGAATTTTATGGAGAAAATACCGTTCCTAACTTCCAACTGCGTCAAACCCTGCAACAAGCCTGTCGTTCCCAGGATTATGAGGGGATGGTTGCGGCAGAACCGGCGATTCGTCAACTGTTGCAAGTCGATTTTGAGAAAAAGGTCAAAAATACTGTCATTCGTCGTTTTCGCACAGTTCTAAACAGCATTCTCAATGAGCGTCTGTTTGACATGACCAGCCAACAATCCCAAACCATCTTATCTCACTACGAATTGGCGCGGACGAATTTGGCGAAAACCCTAGACCGGGAAGCGGAAGCGAAACTAGAACGGAACCGTCAATACCAGGCGGAGGTTGGGGAGAACATTGAGCAATATAATGAGGCGATTCGGGGGATTAACGGCTGTCTGGAGGAAATGAGTCTCGGCCGGGTGAAACTCCCGCCAATTCAGGAGACGGATTTACAGATTTTCACGCCGACAACAGTGATATCGGAGGATATTTCTGAGGTTGAGGAAGATTTGGAAGCGACTCCTTCCGAGGCTGAGCCAGTTGCTGAGGAGATAGTTGCTGAGACTCCTGAAACCACTTTCCCTGTTCCTGATGAGGATGTGGACTTCTCCAGTTTCGGCGAACGTTAATTTATCGATACCTGGGGTGAACGCAAACGCTTCACCCCTTAACCTTACCGAGTATAGCAATCGAAGATTGCCTTAGGACACTCTGAAGGATACTCTGAGTTGGAAGAGAATCTCCTACCTCTTGCCTTTTGCCATCCCCTCCTGGGAGGGGTTAGGGGTGGGTTATGCCTCTTGCCTTCTTGTCCCCTGTTTTTTGTCCTATTCAGACCAACTTTTGCTATATCATGTTATGGAACCCACACCCCGCATTCTCTTTCCCCCGGAAGTTCGCCGTTATGTCTATGAACGGGATAATTTTACCTGTGTCGCCTGTGGGAAGACTCATCAGCAGGCTCAATTGACGATTGACCATATTATCCCAGTCTCGAAGGGAGGAAGTAATGATTTAAGTAATCTGCAAACGCTCTGTTTTACCTGCAATCGCCTCAAAAGTAATCATGCTGACCCCCGGTTTCGTCGTCGTTATAGTGACTGAGGACGGTCACGCCAGGGTCGGATTGCCCCTACAATAATTGTGAACCCGATTCTGGATTTTCCATGACGACGCCTCTGTCTCAAGGTCGCTCCTTCTACCAAGCCGAACCCCTGATTGCTCGCTTGCGGGGAATTATCCGCGATTATCCCGAGGGGGTGGGGATTATTAAGGAGTTGATTCAGAATGCGGATGATGCGGGAGCGACTCGGGTGGAAATTACCCTAGATTGGCGAACCCATGAGGCGGCGGCGGTTCCGGGGAATTTGCAGAAACTCCTCGGGCCGGCCATGTTGGTCTATAACAATAGTAGCTTCGGCGATCGCGACTTTGAGAGTATCCGCAGTCTCGGACAAAGCCAGAAGGCCACGGATTTACAGAAAACAGGACGTTTCGGGATTGGCTTCAACGCCGTCTATCACGTCACCGACTATCCCAGTTTCATCTCCCGTCAGCGGCTGATTTTCTTTGACCCCCATGGGGATGCGGTTCCGGGAACCTCGAAGGCTGAACCCGGACGGGAATGGGAGTTGGCCGAGAGTGGCTGGTGGGAGGATTATCCCGAGGTGATGGCCATCTATGAAGCTGGGGGAGTTCCTCGGGGAACAACAGATTTTCAGGGAACCCTGTTTCGTTTACCGTTGCGAACCTCGCAACAGGCTCAAGCCAGTGAGATTCGCAATCAACCCTTTGAGGAGTCCAATGTTCGGGAACTGTTGACGGAGTTGCGAGATTGCGGCGAGGAGTTGTTGCTGTTCCTCAAGTCAATCGTCGAGATTCGCGTCTTTGAGATTGCGGCCGCTGCTGGGGGAGAACGGGAGGAAGTGTTGCAGATTACCACCGAGAATCCTGAGGAGGTGACGGCGGCTCGTCAGGAGTTGATGACGGCGATTCCGGAAACGGCGGCGGAGTTGATTGAAGATTGTCGCCGCAAGGACAATGTTTTGGCGTTGGTGTCCTATCGTCATCATTTGCAAACGGTGAGTTCTCAGCAGGTGACGAGTTCGAGTTGGCGGATTGTGCAATTGCTTCGCATTGATGAGGGGGAGGCGTTGGCGACGGTGATTCGTTCCCTGGCTGAGAATCAGGAGAAGGTGTTACCTTGGACGGGAGCGGCGGCTCGGATTACGGCCAGTCGGACGGGAGGGAGTCCGGCGGCGGTTGAGGGAAAGGTCTATTGTTTTCTCCCCCTTCCGTTGGCCTCGGGATGGCCGATTCATCTAAATGGCTTTTTTAATCTCAATAGTTCTCGGGATAATCTCAGCAGTGATTCGGGACAGACGGGGAAAGACCGTCCACGAGCGGTTTGGAATCAACGGCTGGCTCAACATGGGTTGGCGATCGCCTGCGCGGAGTTGTATCGTAGTTTAGTTGAGGATATGGGCCGGGAGAGTCCCGAGGCCTTTTACAAGCTTTTCCCCACGGAGAAAATTACCACCAGTCCGGCGTTGGGTCAGTTACATTTGGAGGTGTTTAAGCATCTGTCGGAGCGTCCAGTGATTCGCTCGACGGTTCAGGAAGACCGAGATGCATTCCAAGTGACTCCCGCTGGAGATTGTGCGGTACAGGAGCGACGACAATGGCTGAAACCCCAAGAGATTCGCCAAATTCACTCATCCTATTGGTCAAAGTTAGTTGAACCGTTCCGGCTGGAGGGATTGGCGGTAGCTGACCCTCAAATTCCTCGTGAAGTTGACCGACTGTTTAAACAGGCGGATTGTCCAATTCAAGAGTATACGTCGCAAAACTTACGGGACTATCTTCGAGTTGAGGAAAGTTGGGGAATGCCGTTTGAAGAGGCTC contains these protein-coding regions:
- a CDS encoding HNH endonuclease, which encodes MEPTPRILFPPEVRRYVYERDNFTCVACGKTHQQAQLTIDHIIPVSKGGSNDLSNLQTLCFTCNRLKSNHADPRFRRRYSD
- a CDS encoding dynamin family protein, translating into MNPTPPQCQNLDTQVQTLVQLQNAEATLPSQDTATIRTSLNKAISPRFEIVFAGAFSAGKSMLINALLERELLYSAQGHATGTECYIEYEPDPNQERVELTFLSQVEIRQQIGELSQLLAISEMGDLSDTQQLDKLSQMSQGIWESEGGESRTERAKQAKLLEQLILGWQANRDRIDTVNNATYSMAQLNANSLDEASQYARRSQNSSVLKKINYYCHHPLLEDGNVIIDTPGIDAPVKKDAKIAYDKIEHPDTSAVICVFKTAANGELTTEETQLLERIQKSPGIRDRVFYAFNYIDATWYDDQLRNRLDYQIKSQFRGGDRIYKTSALLGFYGSQIRQANPENHWGLDTIFANTPSTFDQQDLTPKFIFEFNRYFSTPGRLSRTRFPSTPAISNADSEKEQYQQILNTYGQELIEQLVRDSGIQEFRREITRYLMEDRRPQLFEALANDLRPLCIELRNYYIKTWKDLESQPQEIDTIKEQQVQQLNKELKQIGDDFKDHVLTYLNESIADKNNTSYERDFRQLQKRMLQKLDDLIEEFSVGETYKLAQKSHPENAVVPMMAILVEAFYTLANQLKGVLVNASEELVANYFFQLRESIHNAEFYNKLYRFLGNDAGIDQNLSQLEERVRDFVVGQAGYECDTYVRETPEFYGENTVPNFQLRQTLQQACRSQDYEGMVAAEPAIRQLLQVDFEKKVKNTVIRRFRTVLNSILNERLFDMTSQQSQTILSHYELARTNLAKTLDREAEAKLERNRQYQAEVGENIEQYNEAIRGINGCLEEMSLGRVKLPPIQETDLQIFTPTTVISEDISEVEEDLEATPSEAEPVAEEIVAETPETTFPVPDEDVDFSSFGER
- a CDS encoding HEPN domain-containing protein, which produces MNKEQQELLLKAQQSLQAAKLLLANDYANYAASRAYYTMFYVAEAFLEGEGLSFSKHSAVIAAFGREFAKPQRVFHEFHRFLIEAQELRTAGDYGQLNAVTTAQATEQIDRAERFLEVAIQVISPT